One Schistocerca cancellata isolate TAMUIC-IGC-003103 chromosome 1, iqSchCanc2.1, whole genome shotgun sequence genomic region harbors:
- the LOC126162983 gene encoding putative gustatory receptor 2a, with protein MSTYRKSSPTQNNGKNDCMHAGLAAVVDSSYNKWNYKIVHYLGAYGLLWYLQFVGVVLAVRDRMGAIRVQLGELRRLQRARLALHRVARLCGHHFGPALLLSVLQHAVQMVSLTYSVVLMAQSDQDPTHQTRAATFSLCLFVLAITVSLLAMCWLCSSAADLADTVGELLGKLQILLRRAVTSDVLCLSIKRMNFSAAGFFDIDLSLFIATIGTTITYVIILIQFKP; from the exons TGCTGGACTTGCCGCAGTAGTGGACAGTTCCTATAATAAGTGGAATTATAAAATAGTACACTATTTGGGAGCGTACGGACTTCTTTGGTACCTACAGTTCGTCGGTGTAGTGCTGGCAGTGCGAGACCGGATGGGGGCGATCCGCGTGCAGCTG GGCGAGCTGCGGCGGCTGCAGCGCGCCAGGCTGGCCCTGCACCGCGTCGCCCGCCTCTGCGGACACCACTTCGGCCCTGCGCTGCTGCTGTCCGTGCTGCAGCACGCGGTCCAGATGGTCTCCCTGACGTACAGCGTCGTACTGATGGCACAGAGCGACCAAGACCCCACACACCAGACACGCGCTGCCACATTTTCTCTCTGCCTCTTCGTGCTGGCTATAACTGTCAGCCTGCTGGCAATGTGCTGGCTATGTTCCTCTGCGGCAGACCTGGCTGACACTGTGGGAGAGCTCCTGGGGAAGCTTCAGATTCTGCTGCGGCGAGCAGTTACCTCTGACGTCCTCTGTCTGTCGATCAAGAGGATGAACTTCTCTGCTGCGGGCTTCTTTGATATTGATCTAAGCTTATTTATAGCAACTATTGGTACTACCATCACTTACGTTATAATACTTATTCAGTTTAAGCCATAA